The genomic interval AGCTTTCTGGCACTGAAGGGCAGTTTGTTGGGTACAGCCATGGCGGGCAAAATGGGCATCTTCCTCTGCATGTAGATTTTCTTACTCTCACTGTCTATCACCAGGATTGTGATGCTATTTCCACATTTGTTCATCtatgacaaaacagaaacaataatttttaaatttatagtATCATACTACTATACAGTATTTAAATATAATCTCACGTAGTACAAACCATTCGACTGAGGGCAGAGTGTGTAAGGTGGGACACCATTACTCCGTTCATCCACACCAGGTGATCTCCCTTGCGGATTCCTGCCTTTTCAGCCGCGCCACCTTTCACCAGATTCACTGAGAAGTGACCTTTCTCTCCTTCGATGCAGACACAGGAGAATCAGCCAACCTCAACAAAACAGCTATCTAATCTTGAACATTGGACCGGTTGTGATTGCCAGGAGATGAGTTACCTTCTAAGGCAGTAAAGCTGATACCTAGACCTGAGCCAGGCTCCTTGGTGATGTGGTAGAGTCTGGGTGGCTTGCAGGGTTCTTCGTCGAGGATCCTTGACAACAATCTGAGGTCCTGACCTCTTGTCACAGCCTGCTCATACTCCTCGCCGTCCAGCACCAACATGCATAACTGCTGTCCACTAAGCTTAATCTTCCTAGCAACCTAATAGATCAAGATAGAAAGTATGATTTGCCTCAAATCAAGAGTGAGTAACCTAAGGAGAACGTGAGCTTACCTCAGCGTGGGGAACATCATCAACGTAGCAGTTGTTGACCTCTAGAAGTCTGTCTCCATCTCGAAGGCCACCCCGTGCTGCGATGCCCCCTAGAACCACGTTTCTAATCACGTGTCCATGGCGATCTCGTTCCACCCGCAAGTTGAAGTCATAGGTCTCCCCTTCTTCTCTTTTAAGAACACACATGCGTGGCCTGGGAATCCACACAGAGtctgatttaaaagaagaaaaaaatgctcagTTTCAAAGAGTAAGTCTTCTTTATGGTATGTTGTGCagcagtttgaagaaaaaaaaaagctgcatacCTATGCAGTCTGTGATGACCATGGCAGGGTTATCAATTCCCTCTTTTGgatcaaatgtaaattttctttaGGACAAGAATGaatgaaatgtaaatgaaatgtCATAGTGTTCGAGTTTACGGCAACCCTGAAATATTCATGCTAAACCAAGTAATACACTGTTTACAGATATCGTAATATGATGCAAAAAGTCttatttctgttcagttctttttCTGGTTGTTATATTCTGTAAAAAGAACTAGTCAAATTGTCTAACTAAGCCATTTCCCTTTCAATTAATGATAACCCAAGTCTGAGGTTTAAATAAGAGCTGGGCAGTAAATTAGTGTTCAGAATATATTATAACAAATGGAACAAACAAGAAAGGTGACTTACTCTGTCAGCATGACGACTTCCAGCACaccatgaaaaacaaagaacaaatgaGATGAATGACTTTGGCTGCATGACACTCACATTATAAAACGCCTTATCTGCACATCTCTTGATGAAAAGATAAGGGGATTTATATAATACAGTTTaccttttaaatttttaacCAGCACTTTCAAAATATTATAGCTTGCAACACTACatacacccccccacacacacacacacacacccctacacacacacacacacacacgcccaccacccccacacacacacatgtttgcaCAGCTATCTTTGcagggactttccattgacttccattcatttctccaggctaaaccttacccttacccttatcataaccctaaccattacatacctaaccctaaccaaaactcaattcacaccttagtcctaaatctaacTCCTGACctaaaaacagcgtttccccttgtggggacaaGGCTTCGGTCCCTTCTTTacgtcaggaaaatggtccccacaaggcattagaaacaaacgcgcacacacacacacacacacacacacacacgcacacacgcacgcacgcacacacacacacacacacacacacacacacacacactcattacGTATCAACTATGATATGACAATGCTGATGTAACCGGACCTTAAGGCTCTGGTTATGTCTACCTAATAGCACAGCCTCATTCTTACACTACTGGTTATATCTAAGCTTTCACCAACATACATGCTGACTTTGACTAACAAGTGTAACTCCATAAAACTGGGATTGATTTTATTTCGTAATCTTTGGTCTTTGTCCCTTCTAAACACCTGGAGAGATTGCAAAATATGGACTCTGTTGGAGTAGCAATGTCCCAAAATAAATCAGGAAATATCTGGATTCGGATTGGAGCTACGCTCTTTATATAGTGGGGTTAAACACTACCAGAACAAATTCAGTCAGATTATACAGAGACCATCTGTGAGCATCGATTTCAAAGTCTTCCTGCAGATTATCAATTAGATtacagctgcagtttgtaacttataaaacatgttttttatatatatatttgttaaaattatcatcATTTCATCAGAGTAAGtcagatgatctgtgaaaaatcaaGCTCCTTTGCCTTCTCTCAGTGCTCCCATTACTAATTGCAGAGTACACCactcggtcagaaacaaccaatcagagccagggggaagGTCTTAGTGCTGACAATCACTGCAGTGCTCACTGCttccccttgctctctgctgtgctgcagctgGTTCAACACAACATAGCttgccatgaatgctaaggctaggtAGCATGGCCATCGATGATGACCGTTTTCCTGGAACAGTAAGTTGCTTCTCCGCCATTAACACATTGAGCAACATTGATTGACGGCACTAAAACCCTCCTTCTGgatctgattggatgtttttcaccgggagtggtgcatttcttcagccTAATattagttttctcttttaaataaatttacaaaaaactttGCTCCACATTGTCACAATGGAATACTTGTGTGTAGAATCTTaatgaaaagattaatttaatataGTTTGGAATAAGACTGTATCAATCAAGTAGTCAAGTTTATTTGGTTAGCACACTTCAGCAACGAGGtagttcaaagtactttacatcataaaaacacaagaatagaaagtcataaaaacaacatgcaaccaaagaaactttacattttgacaaGTACCATCATCAGAAtcatacacatcaaatatgttacTCATTGTTCAATTTATTATGTTTCCAAAGGTGggagccttgatttaaaggaactcggtaTTTTGGCTGTTtcgcagttttctggaagtttgttccaggtttatggtgcatagaagctgaatgctgcttctccacatttggttctggttcaggggatgcagagcagaccagacccagaagacctgagtggtctggaGAGTCGATACAACAACAGAACATCTTTGCTGTATAGTGGTGCTAAACCATTCAGTTAtgtataaactaacaacagtattttaaaacatattctcTGAGCTATAGGAGCCAGGATTTTGAAAGGAGTGATGTTCTTTATCTTCTTAATTTTAGTGAGAACTCGAGCAGCAGGGTTCTGGATTTCTTTTGTGATGAGGATGATATGTTCAGGGAATGTGCAGTGTTATTTCCCACTACACACAAAGTTTTGTATGTTggccaaaaatgtttaaaaatcgTTACTGAACAGAACATGTATGCTGTGTCATCCAGACTTGGGTTGCTCTTTTGACATCTTACGGTTACTCCTTGATCCTTTTGAGGCTTTCATAAAATATCTGGAATATACACTGAGATGAAACTACTCACATTCActaattaatttactttttaagacAGTTGATTGCATCAGATTCAATTTAGGGGTGTCCAGATTAGAAGAACATTAATCTTAGGTAATCCACcatgttttttggttgtttcgtttgtcacataaaaattCCAGGGAAGAAGATTAAAGTTTGTTACTGCATTGTGACAAAATGGGTAATAGTTGGTTCGAATACTGTTGAGAGGTGCTGTGGACATTTGTATTTGTCTTCCACATGAAAGGAGATGATAGGAAAATGCCAGCAGTGTCACACTGAGCTGTCACTGTGGCCTTATCTAACAGTCCAACATGGTGTTGAAACAAATTTTCTGCCTTTCTGACAGAGCTAAGAGTTACAAATGCTAAACAATGTTCGGCTCTTTCAACAGATCAGTGTCACTCCACTCAGGCACCTCTGGACTGCTAATGGGTCACTGTTTGCTTTTCCTCTCATAAACCTCCTTTTCAGTCCTTATGTAAGGGGGAAGCCCAAATACAATGGTAGCTAATATTGCGTACAGCTGGGGAGTTTGTACTTTAAATAGgtatcctttaaaaaaaacaagaaaaaaaaaaaaaaaagtccaattagcaacatgtaaaaatatttttcaacaacCCTGAATGTAATCAGAGTCAATCAAGTGAAACTATGTTTTATCAAGGCATTATTCCTGTGCAGCACTATAAGAATAatgggaaaacaaacaaaaagagcgCTGCCTGGAGAACATGAGGGgtataaaaaaatgaacaaaccgGATAGACATGAATGGATTTATTGATACAGTAAAGCCATAAGACAAGCATgtaaaacaaccaaataaacTCACGCCTTACCTTCACCTAAGCTCATGCTGTGCTTCTGTCATGTCAGGTCAGCAAACCCTCACAGAGGGATGGACCTTTGTGGTTGTATGTGCAGAGACTCCTCCCTCTGAGGGTTACTGTTTAATCAGACTGGGATGTTTTGAGCACACATGTCAGTGCCACATTGTTCTGTAGACAAAACACACAGGACACTTCAAGGAAAGTTACAGATCATTATTCTGCCGCAGTTACAGAATTACAACCCAGAGTGGCAGTCAGGGTCAGGGCCTGTCTGCTGCTATGTTGAtttttcactaatgttctctagcaAACATCTGAGGCCTTGCATATTCCTGGAACTGTTCAATTTATTCTaggattaaattacaaaaaggtGGATTGTAGTATTTGCTTTCAGTTTTGCGTCAAAATATGTACAGGAAATGATCTAAACTGTCTGGAATCTAAATTTTGCGTCGAGATAGGAGAAGGATAAAACGCAACGTAAGCCTAGAACCGTTGAAGCGTGAAAAAAGACGTtgacacagaaagaaaacaataaacaatatgtTGGTTTATTATCAGCTTAAGTGGGACAAAACTTGGCCCAGAAACATCAAACTTTCCCTGGAACATTTTGAGGTCAAAGAAAACGCATTCTTTGTGAGAGAGGGATACAGCCAACACAAGCAGGCTCCTCATTCCACTGAACACGAGTTTTTTCCTAGGGGATTCATTCCATTGCTGGTCAGACAGTCAAACATGTAACCAACAGAAGCcacagtgaaagaaaatgttaatggctacaaaaagaaagatgttttGTCTGCAGCTTGCAAAGGGATACTAACCCAAATGTTAATGGATGAGCTGTAAAaattttattctgattattaCCCCATACAAATTTCATCTTTAAAACcctaaattcatatttttttgttcgAGAGTTTATGAAAACGTATAAAAATTATcttaaacaaaatttatttcaattgaattttttgcattttttttttattttttatgaaaagctTCATTTGCGACTATGTCACTTTTGTTAACTTGACCAAATTATTTCACATGGCAGagcattttatataaaaatcatCGTctttaaaaatagtaataaatgtTGTTACAATATCACAGAGATGAGTCATCAGCACAATACAGACAATGATATGGTCTAATTATATTGGGAAGTGTACTTTATACTGTAGAATTAAAAGTTagtattttgttgaaaattattCATTGAAGGTCGATTAATTCATCctgccactagatggcaccAAACTCCAAACTAAGTCTGGTGATTGGCGACACGATTGCGCTTCTCTCTGTTTAAATTACTTGAATATATTTGAAGTTGATTTAACTGTGTTTTCTATTTCTTGGCTAAAGTGTATGTTAATCAACAGGAAGCTGCTAAACACATAAAGTATTAATTTAGCGTCGATACCCAGCTGTAGCCACATGCTAATGATTTTCTAGCCTGTTCCTGTTCGTTGGTAGCTTCAGACTGACTGGTTTCAAATCTTACATcaaaatttcatgtttttattggacCTTCTCAACTCTGACATTAATTCCCTTTGCCAAAATGTACTTCTGTATGCTTCAGAGTTGAACAgggctacacacacacacacagtcaatTAGTAACTTCCCTTCAACCAGGGTTCAAAGGTTAAGCTATATTGGGCTGCATATGACTGAAGAGGAATAGTACAAATATAGGAGAAATACTGGAAGTTCAAAAAGATTGATTGTATGTTCCTAGCCTCAATGTACAATGTTTTGGTAATGACAAAAGTGTTGTATTTTGTAGACTTGATCTACATGTTTCTATACAGAAGAGTAATGAAAATGTTACGTAAGATTgaaagacttttatttgtaactcCATCCATTCTTGTCTTATTGGTGTGAGTTATTTCTTGGCTTCTGTCTTCATCTGCTTTTAGAGAGATTACcctgtgttttttcttgtgaCACAGAGCTCCATCATGCTTCAAAATACACATTATAGCCATGTGAATTGAAAAATTGATGTTTGAGGACATTTTGGTCCCAGTACTTCTTCATGATATTGTTTCTGGGCACCCCGGACGTGTATTGCAGGAAGGCGCTTCAGTGTTGGTAGAATACAAGAATCAAAGTGTAATCTACAGTAAAAGGGAGGACTTATCAGAGACCAGTCTTCTGCTGCTCATCCTTGAACTCTGCAGAGTTTCAGTCTGTCCTTGAGGTTTTATTGGACAAAAGTGAGTCTTTTACTAGCCATCTTGTCACGAGACAGTGGTCTAAAAGTCTCTGACTCACTGTGCATACAGATACTGTCACTGTTAAGTATCAACACAATGGTAGAgcaagttttgtttatttgtccaGCCATGGCAAATCATATTGCCCACATGTGGTAGGGCAGCTTTGCACTAAGATATCCAAAGAATGTCTCCTAATGCTttgttgactttattcttaATCACGGCTGTATCTGGAATCACAGTAGTCAGCAGCAACCCCAGGTAGACAGACACCAGACCACCACCCTATAGAGTAGCCATATGACACAGAAGCAGGTGGGCAGCAAAGCCTGAGAGGCACAGAGAGAAACACTGGGTACTAAATCCCCTATAACCATCTCTGGCAATCCACAACAGCCAGTACTCAGAGAAATCAAGGAAGGAAAGTCACCGTGCCATCCTACCTGATCGGTCAGCCGCAGGGAGGTTTACAGAGCAGTAACCCCACTGTGCCAGCTCACAGACAACTCTGAACGTGCCCAATAGCCACAGGTTGCAAGCCAGGAACCACCTATGCTGCACATGGCACAAGCTCCCAGGAACAAAAGAGGGCCATGCTCCCCATCACACTCCCCCCTCATGACACTGGAGCATGCTTTTTCACTTAGTCTCAGCTAGGTCCTTGTATCTGGCAATGATAGCATGTAGGCTACTGTGTACttaacaaaaatgacaaaagtgaaaaagtatCAGGACAAATGTGTAGATTTGTAGACAattttaaatgactaaataatCAACATTCCACTAAATATGGTCAGTGGAAAAGCAGACAGCTTTCCAAATCCAATCTGAAAGCCAAGAAAACTAAtcacaacaaatttaaaatactaCAAGTAAGTCCAGCTCAATGAAAAATACAATATGAAGAAGTGTAGAGTGACTTGTGGCGACTGTATGTTTTTAACATTAGCACAATGGAAGGGATGATAGATCTTCCCCAATTAACTTAAATCTGTAAGACAACAGACAAAAAAGAACTCAAAAAAGGTGGCCTTTTTGCTTAATCTGAACCTTCTTAACAGGGAACAAATGGATGTGCAAAAGAGAGAGTAAGGGGAGAAAACAGAGAACAGAGCACCCATTAGGTCTTTTTTCATTCTTGGCTCAGGATCCAAGTGTCAGTCCCACTCAGTCATCCTTGGTGGTATCCTCTCAGCCAAAGGAAGATGCAGAGCTCCCATCTGTGCTTTAATCCTGGCTAAAGCACAATGGAGTACTGTGGCAGCCAAAACTCTGTATAGTTACTACTGAATATAATTCACAGGATTTGCTGCCCATCTATCAGATCTGAGCCTGGCTGCACATTGACCTGAAGGACAGAGACTTTAAAACTTCAACTGTAcctcttgtttttattaaacttgaaGTTAAAACCTGTCAAAGGAAGCAAGTGGAGCTTTCTCGTAGAGAGACCGAAGGTGACACACATTGGTTCTCTATGAGTGTCTGTGTCTGCCAGTTTCCTTGGCCTGTGAATCCATGGCAACAGCAGCATGAATGGGCCATTTGGGGCAGCCTTCACTGGACGCTGCATCTGAATCACGCTCATTTAACGGATTGAATAAAAAGCTTATGCACAGGTGATGGTCAGGTGAATTACTTTATAAGGCTTGGGGTGCCGTGGGGAAAGAGGAGTCATgactaatgtttttatttcaggattTCAGTCCTTTGGCTAGAAGATGCAAAAAGATCAGAGGACATATATTTAGATGATGtagatgtttttacatttcagctttaacatccactataaagtgaTTTTTAATTTCAGGTATTATTGCCAGTGTTGTCATGGCTGATAAGTCTCTTTGACTTCAAATGAAGAATTGGAACGCCACCTATCAAAGTTGCAGTCCCCGTTTTAAGTCAGGGGGTTGGAGAGTATTGTTCCAACTTGGCATAGAAAGTAGAGCAGCTCTTTACCCTGAtgagttttattgtttctttcctTGTACTTTCTAGATCTGGAGAAGGCTTGCTACTATGcagattgaaatattttgtgatgGACTCTTCAGGAGCATGGGTTGCATTTAAAGGATATCCAGTCCTTACATCCCCAAAGGAAGAGCCGTGTACacaaaatagaattttttagGAGCGACTTAAAGTCCACGAAGGCTACTTCTTGTCAACTGCACTGTTTACTGTGCTCATGGTCTTGACATGAAGCTTGTCTGGTTTGGTAAATTTGGGGTTCCAAATACGTCAGAAAGAACAAGATTCTGGATGCAAACTACTTAAATAATCTTCTTCCACAGAGTGGTTCGATTCAGCTTTagaaataagatttttaaagaaGTCTATTGTCTGGGAGGAGCTCACAGTAGAGTCACTGCTGTTTCACATCGAAAGGATTCAGTTGAGGTGGTCTGGATGTCATATGAAAGGGCCTTCTGCTCTTTCCTGTAGAGAGCATGTCCCACAAGGAAGAGTAAGCATTTTTGTCTAATTGCAGAACTGATTAATACTCtctgttattgtttacataagctTTCCAGTGGCATGTTCCTTTGTGCCTTGGTATTTCTCTGGTTTTCAGCAGAAATAAGATACTTTACTAAATTCTTATAAAATCtgaggagtttgttttttgttgatttttgtacTAAAATGCTTG from Xiphophorus maculatus strain JP 163 A chromosome 11, X_maculatus-5.0-male, whole genome shotgun sequence carries:
- the LOC102234873 gene encoding Na(+)/H(+) exchange regulatory cofactor NHE-RF3-like; protein product: MSLGEVVMLTEKFTFDPKEGIDNPAMVITDCIDSVWIPRPRMCVLKREEGETYDFNLRVERDRHGHVIRNVVLGGIAARGGLRDGDRLLEVNNCYVDDVPHAEVARKIKLSGQQLCMLVLDGEEYEQAVTRGQDLRLLSRILDEEPCKPPRLYHITKEPGSGLGISFTALEGEKGHFSVNLVKGGAAEKAGIRKGDHLVWMNGVMVSHLTHSALSRMMNKCGNSITILVIDSESKKIYMQRKMPILPAMAVPNKLPFSARKLRLISGPEGYGFLLRLEKTSSGNTYHVLREVDSGSPAERAGMQDGEILLEVNGESVDSLRHDEIVERVRLSGKQVFITTISQSGLGFYNQLGLSPLLFCDSETAEKKMEEMNVELSPKGNNGLSGSRLCTVEKDPLGFGFRLDSLPQRHETFISEVGSGGSGQRAGLAVGDVVLEVNGKNVEEKYLADVITLVKNGGSCISLLVMDQTSYDKQKEEERPASNVTDSEEEDDFEISFL